The window TCGTCGTCGAGCATGAGAGCGATGCGCTCGCCCGTCTATGGGAGATAGACGAGAACTTGATCCGGCACGCGCTATCGCCAGCGCAAGAGGCCGCTGCTATCGCCGAGCGCAAGGCGATCTACGAGGAGTTGCACCCGGAGACGAAGCACGGCGGCGACCGCAAGAGCGATCAAGTTCGCAATTTGCAATCTTGCTCTTTCGTCGAGTCGACTGCTGAGGCAACCGGGAAGCATGCAAGCACTGTGAGCCGCGCCGCCGCACGTGGCGAAGCGCTCGGCTCCGACATTGACGCGGTGGTAGGAACATCTCTCGACAAGGGCGTCGAGCTGGACGCGCTGGCGAAGATGGCGCCGGAAGAGCGAGCGCCAATTATCGAGCGCGCGAAGGCGGGCGAGAAGGTTTCAGCCCGCACGCATGATGTCGTTTACCTCGAGCAAGCCGCCGATCTGAAAGAAGCGGAGAAGCGCAACGGCACGGCGAACCGCGTCGTCGAAATGAATGCGGCAGAGCAATTCGCGCAATGGCTTTTGGAACGATCCGATCTTGGGGAATTGGACGTTCT is drawn from bacterium and contains these coding sequences:
- a CDS encoding ParB N-terminal domain-containing protein yields the protein MQAPRKTELIDVDAIKVPLHRRQLSESAVASMMESIRNLGMRTPITVRMLDEEATSEPELVTGGHRLEAAKRLGWERIECFVVEHESDALARLWEIDENLIRHALSPAQEAAAIAERKAIYEELHPETKHGGDRKSDQVRNLQSCSFVESTAEATGKHASTVSRAAARGEALGSDIDAVVGTSLDKGVELDALAKMAPEERAPIIERAKAGEKVSARTHDVVYLEQAADLKEAEKRNGTANRVVEMNAAEQFAQWLLERSDLGELDVLVSWLQGTKPKDVIAYLRRKAA